One window of Acanthochromis polyacanthus isolate Apoly-LR-REF ecotype Palm Island chromosome 19, KAUST_Apoly_ChrSc, whole genome shotgun sequence genomic DNA carries:
- the h3f3d gene encoding H3 histone, family 3D yields MARTKQTARKSTGGKAPRKQLATKAARKSAPSTGGVKKPHRYRPGTVALREIRRYQKSTELLIRKLPFQRLVREIAQDFKTDLRFQSAAIGALQEASEAYLVGLFEDTNLCAIHAKRVTIMPKDIQLARRIRGERA; encoded by the exons ATGGCTCGTACCAAGCAGACCGCTCGTAAATCCACTGGAGGAAAGGCGCCGAGGAAGCAGCTGGCCACCAAAGCTGCCAGGAAAAGCGCGCCATCCACCGGCGGAGTGAAGAAGCCCCACAGATACAG GCCCGGTACTGTTGCTCTGCGTGAGATCCGTCGGTACCAGAAGTCCACTGAGCTGCTCATCAGGAAGCTGCCTTTCCAGCGTCTTGTCAGGGAAATTGCTCAGGATTTCAAGACAGATCTGCGTTTCCAGAGTGCAGCAATTGGCGCCCTCCAG GAGGCCAGTGAGGCATACTTGGTTGGACTGTTTGAGGACACCAACCTGTGCGCCATTCACGCAAAGAGGGTCACCATCATGCCCAAGGACATTCAGCTGGCCAGGCGAATTAGAGGAGAGCGCGCATAA
- the LOC110949043 gene encoding protein ccsmst1, producing MSTAAGRVFSGLTFSRGMFVRNAATTVRRLNSVRSLALSSQLSARSKKPTGEEKEVNDEPIKFSTSKASHRVWNVDRSMGSNFKRPWWKVLPISLIFTGFLLWCAVREETDIDVKLEKQLYEHLPSSLPDEEEKEVQNKPT from the exons ATGTCTACAGCAGCAGGACGAGTTTTTAGCGGTCTGACTTTCAGTAGAGGGATGTTTGTCCGGAACGCTGCGACGACCGTGAG gAGACTCAACAGTGTGCGATCTCTGGCTCTGAGCTCTCAGCTGTCGGCCAGATCTAAAAAGCCCACAGGTGAAGAAAAGGAGGTAAACGACGAGCCCATCAAGTTCTCCACCAGCAAAGCCAGTCACAGGGTCTGGAATGTCGATCGCTCCATGGGGAGTAATTTCAAGCGGCCCTGGTGGAAAGTCCTCCCCATCAGCCTCATCTTCACAGGCTTCCTCTTGTGGTGTGCAGTGAGAGAGGAGACGGACATTGACGTAAAGCTGGAGAAGCAGCTGTACGAGCATTTACCCAGTTCACTTCCAGatgaagaggagaaagaagtTCAGAATAAACCAACTTAA
- the LOC110949016 gene encoding G-protein coupled estrogen receptor 1-like: MDTTMYYKVITQNNFTLHPNDTQAILSDFLQAASENHQSYIISLFLSGLYVIFFFPVGFIGNILILVVNLDHSGRLTAPDLYFVNLAVADLLLVADSMIEVFNLKQGYYDKAGLCTFMNLFQQANMYSSVFFLTWMSFDRCVVLTSTVGHSVPRARLSCCLIWMSSSLLTVLPFAVAQMQHAGELHFCFANVTQIQWLEVMLGFLLPFCILGLCYWRIAQVLLRSQREQNGPQQRPRRQKALRMISAAVLVFFLCWLPENVFVSVHLLRGDTDGGTLWQDYPLTGHAVRLAAFSNSCLNPLIYGFLGETFQKKMRLLLLGRSRWSKLHRSASRKLIYVPAAQKCLHVTCHRATQST; this comes from the coding sequence ATGGACACAACCATGTACTACAAAGTcatcactcagaacaacttcACTCTACATCCAAATGACACACAAGCAATCCTCTCTGATTTTCTGCAGGCAGCTTCAGAAAATCATCAGAGTTACATCATCAGCCTCTTCCTCTCTGGCCTCTACGTGATATTTTTCTTTCCAGTGGGCTTCATTGGGAACATCCTCATCCTGGTGGTCAACCTGGACCACAGCGGCCGCCTGACAGCTCCAGACCTTTACTTTGTAAACCTGGCTGTGGCCGACCTCCTTCTGGTGGCCGACTCTATGATCGAGGTGTTCAACCTGAAGCAGGGCTACTACGACAAGGCCGGACTCTGCACCTTCATGAACCTTTTCCAGCAGGCCAACATGTACAGCAGCGTCTTTTTCTTAACCTGGATGAGCTTCGACCGGTGTGTGGTGCTAACCAGCACCGTCGGTCACAGCGTGCCACGCGCTCGCCTCAGCTGCTGCCTCATCTGGATGTCCTCCTCTTTGCTCACCGTGCTGCCTTTCGCTGTAGCTCAAATGCAGCACGCAGGAGAGCTGCATTTCTGCTTTGCCAACGTGACCCAGATTCAGTGGCTGGAGGTGATGCTGGGATTCTTGCTACCTTTCTGCATCCTGGGCCTGTGCTACTGGAGGATCGCACAGGTGCTCCTACGCAGCCAGAGGGAACAAAACGGCCCACAGCAGAGGCCCCGCAGGCAGAAAGCCCTGCGAATGATCTCAGCAGCTGTGTTGGTTTTCTTCCTCTGCTGGCTCCCGGAGAACGTGTTTGTTAGTGTTCACCTCCTGAGAGGCGACACAGACGGCGGCACACTGTGGCAGGACTACCCTCTGACAGGACATGCTGTCAGGCTGGCAGCCTTCTCCAACAGCTGCCTCAACCCGCTCATCTACGGCTTCCTCGGGGAAacctttcagaaaaaaatgaggcTTCTTCTCCTGGGGAGGAGCAGATGGTCCAAGCTGCACAGGTCAGCCTCAAGAAAACTCATCTATGTACCAGCTGCACAGAAATGCCTCCATGTAACATGTCACAGAGCAACTCAGTCCACATGA
- the gnptg gene encoding N-acetylglucosamine-1-phosphotransferase subunit gamma isoform X4 has protein sequence MYCLCKGTFRLVRLWIVYVSVLINHGFAGKMKIVEEPNTFGLNNPFLSQGSRLQPKVSPSPVSGPEHLHRLAGKCFSLTESTYKYEFCPFHNITQHEQSFRWNAYSGILGIWQEWEMANNTFTGMWMRDGDTCGTRNRETKVILVCSASSKLSQVSEPSTCVYSLTFETPLVCHPHSLLVYPTLSENLQREWDEAEQARYEGLITEQGYNNLLRDIFEDAGLLKSHKVKVTPPETSADSERHNSLQKCTEDYQKQRKEIERLRALLTQHNIPFDSKPRSISSCDAFLNVFQTKGLRGEVICSCASSPEALTVAIRRPVEDSSQPPGRGVLSMQDLSYGVVRVGTEERLSVLTVQDVGTVTPGVESHHGRVPHPREHHAFFFRHLYHHQGQLHLSKLLILCARRDGSQ, from the exons ATGTATTGTTTATGTAAGGGAACATTTCGTTTAGTACGGCTGTGGATAGTCTATGTGTCTGTTTTAA TTAATCATGGATTCGCCGGTAAAATGAAGATAGTCGAAGAGCCCAACACATTTGG gttAAACAATCCTTTTTTGTCTCAGGGAAGCAGACTTCAGCCTAAAGTCTCACCATCACCAGTATCTG GCCCAGAGCATCTTCATCGGCTTGCTGGAAAGTGCTTCAGTCTCACAGAATCAAC GTATAAATATGAATTCTGTCCATTTCACAACATCACTCAACATGAACAGTCATTTAGGTGGAATGCCTACAGTGGGATACTGGG GATCTGGCAGGAGTGGGAAATGGCAAACAACACTTTCACAGGCATGTGGATGAGAGACGGAGATACTTGTGGAaccagaaacagagaaacaaag GTGATTCTGGTCTGCAGCGCAAGCAGCAAGCTCTCTCAAGTCTCAGAGCCCAGTACCTGTGTGTACTCACTCACCTTTGAGACTCCACTTGTTTGCCACCCACACTCCCTGTTAG TGTATCCGACCCTGAGCGAGAACCTACAAAGGGAATGGGATGAAGCAGAGCAGGCTCGCTATGAGGGTCTTATTACTGAGCAG gGATACAACAATCTCTTGAGGGATATTTTTGAGGATGCTGGGCTCCTGAAAAGCCATAAAGTGAAAGTCACTCCACCAGAGACTTCAGCAGATTCAGAAAGACACAACTCTTTACAGAAATGTACCGAG GACTATCAAAAACAGAGGAAGGAAATCGAGAGACTGCGTGCTCTCCTTACTCAACACAATATTCCTTTTGATTCAAAGCCAA GGTCCATCTCCTCCTGCGACGCCTTCCTCAACGTCTTTCAGACCAAAGGGCTGAGAGGCGAGGTCATCTGTTCCTGTGCCAGCTCCCCCGAGGCCCTGACGGTGGCCATCAGGAG gCCGGTGGAGGACAGCAGTCAGCCTCCGGGTCGAGGCGTCTTGTCCATGCAGGATCTGAGCTATGGAGTCGTCAGGGTCGGCACCGAGGAGCGTCTGTCGGTGTTGACAGTTCAGGACGTGGGAACCGTCACACCAGGAG TCGAATCACACCACGGACGTGTCCCCCACCCAAGGGAGCACCATGCCTTCTTTTTCCGTCACCTCTACCATCATCAAGGGCAACTCCACCTCAGTAAACTCCTCATCCTCTGTGCTAGACGAGATGGCAGCCAATGA
- the gnptg gene encoding N-acetylglucosamine-1-phosphotransferase subunit gamma isoform X1, producing MYCLCKGTFRLVRLWIVYVSVLINHGFAGKMKIVEEPNTFGLNNPFLSQGSRLQPKVSPSPVSGPEHLHRLAGKCFSLTESTYKYEFCPFHNITQHEQSFRWNAYSGILGIWQEWEMANNTFTGMWMRDGDTCGTRNRETKVILVCSASSKLSQVSEPSTCVYSLTFETPLVCHPHSLLVYPTLSENLQREWDEAEQARYEGLITEQGYNNLLRDIFEDAGLLKSHKVKVTPPETSADSERHNSLQKCTEDYQKQRKEIERLRALLTQHNIPFDSKPRSISSCDAFLNVFQTKGLRGEVICSCASSPEALTVAIRRPVEDSSQPPGRGVLSMQDLSYGVVRVGTEERLSVLTVQDVGTVTPGVVGGQENSWITSLALCALCWTATSSGACPDSSTRDKAFCTVVSFAPPRSPSSRITPRTCPPPKGAPCLLFPSPLPSSRATPPQ from the exons ATGTATTGTTTATGTAAGGGAACATTTCGTTTAGTACGGCTGTGGATAGTCTATGTGTCTGTTTTAA TTAATCATGGATTCGCCGGTAAAATGAAGATAGTCGAAGAGCCCAACACATTTGG gttAAACAATCCTTTTTTGTCTCAGGGAAGCAGACTTCAGCCTAAAGTCTCACCATCACCAGTATCTG GCCCAGAGCATCTTCATCGGCTTGCTGGAAAGTGCTTCAGTCTCACAGAATCAAC GTATAAATATGAATTCTGTCCATTTCACAACATCACTCAACATGAACAGTCATTTAGGTGGAATGCCTACAGTGGGATACTGGG GATCTGGCAGGAGTGGGAAATGGCAAACAACACTTTCACAGGCATGTGGATGAGAGACGGAGATACTTGTGGAaccagaaacagagaaacaaag GTGATTCTGGTCTGCAGCGCAAGCAGCAAGCTCTCTCAAGTCTCAGAGCCCAGTACCTGTGTGTACTCACTCACCTTTGAGACTCCACTTGTTTGCCACCCACACTCCCTGTTAG TGTATCCGACCCTGAGCGAGAACCTACAAAGGGAATGGGATGAAGCAGAGCAGGCTCGCTATGAGGGTCTTATTACTGAGCAG gGATACAACAATCTCTTGAGGGATATTTTTGAGGATGCTGGGCTCCTGAAAAGCCATAAAGTGAAAGTCACTCCACCAGAGACTTCAGCAGATTCAGAAAGACACAACTCTTTACAGAAATGTACCGAG GACTATCAAAAACAGAGGAAGGAAATCGAGAGACTGCGTGCTCTCCTTACTCAACACAATATTCCTTTTGATTCAAAGCCAA GGTCCATCTCCTCCTGCGACGCCTTCCTCAACGTCTTTCAGACCAAAGGGCTGAGAGGCGAGGTCATCTGTTCCTGTGCCAGCTCCCCCGAGGCCCTGACGGTGGCCATCAGGAG gCCGGTGGAGGACAGCAGTCAGCCTCCGGGTCGAGGCGTCTTGTCCATGCAGGATCTGAGCTATGGAGTCGTCAGGGTCGGCACCGAGGAGCGTCTGTCGGTGTTGACAGTTCAGGACGTGGGAACCGTCACACCAGGAG TAGTTGGAGGTCAAGAAAACAGCTGGATAACTTCTTTGGCTCTGTGCGCCCTCTGCTGGACAGCTACATCATCTGGGGCTTGTCCCGACTCCTCCACCAGGGATAAGGCCTTCTGCACTGTCGTGTCCTTTGCACCTCCACGAAGTCCCTCCAG TCGAATCACACCACGGACGTGTCCCCCACCCAAGGGAGCACCATGCCTTCTTTTTCCGTCACCTCTACCATCATCAAGGGCAACTCCACCTCAGTAA
- the gnptg gene encoding N-acetylglucosamine-1-phosphotransferase subunit gamma isoform X3, translating to MKIVEEPNTFGLNNPFLSQGSRLQPKVSPSPVSGPEHLHRLAGKCFSLTESTYKYEFCPFHNITQHEQSFRWNAYSGILGIWQEWEMANNTFTGMWMRDGDTCGTRNRETKVILVCSASSKLSQVSEPSTCVYSLTFETPLVCHPHSLLVYPTLSENLQREWDEAEQARYEGLITEQGYNNLLRDIFEDAGLLKSHKVKVTPPETSADSERHNSLQKCTEDYQKQRKEIERLRALLTQHNIPFDSKPRSISSCDAFLNVFQTKGLRGEVICSCASSPEALTVAIRRPVEDSSQPPGRGVLSMQDLSYGVVRVGTEERLSVLTVQDVGTVTPGVVGGQENSWITSLALCALCWTATSSGACPDSSTRDKAFCTVVSFAPPRSPSSRITPRTCPPPKGAPCLLFPSPLPSSRATPPQ from the exons ATGAAGATAGTCGAAGAGCCCAACACATTTGG gttAAACAATCCTTTTTTGTCTCAGGGAAGCAGACTTCAGCCTAAAGTCTCACCATCACCAGTATCTG GCCCAGAGCATCTTCATCGGCTTGCTGGAAAGTGCTTCAGTCTCACAGAATCAAC GTATAAATATGAATTCTGTCCATTTCACAACATCACTCAACATGAACAGTCATTTAGGTGGAATGCCTACAGTGGGATACTGGG GATCTGGCAGGAGTGGGAAATGGCAAACAACACTTTCACAGGCATGTGGATGAGAGACGGAGATACTTGTGGAaccagaaacagagaaacaaag GTGATTCTGGTCTGCAGCGCAAGCAGCAAGCTCTCTCAAGTCTCAGAGCCCAGTACCTGTGTGTACTCACTCACCTTTGAGACTCCACTTGTTTGCCACCCACACTCCCTGTTAG TGTATCCGACCCTGAGCGAGAACCTACAAAGGGAATGGGATGAAGCAGAGCAGGCTCGCTATGAGGGTCTTATTACTGAGCAG gGATACAACAATCTCTTGAGGGATATTTTTGAGGATGCTGGGCTCCTGAAAAGCCATAAAGTGAAAGTCACTCCACCAGAGACTTCAGCAGATTCAGAAAGACACAACTCTTTACAGAAATGTACCGAG GACTATCAAAAACAGAGGAAGGAAATCGAGAGACTGCGTGCTCTCCTTACTCAACACAATATTCCTTTTGATTCAAAGCCAA GGTCCATCTCCTCCTGCGACGCCTTCCTCAACGTCTTTCAGACCAAAGGGCTGAGAGGCGAGGTCATCTGTTCCTGTGCCAGCTCCCCCGAGGCCCTGACGGTGGCCATCAGGAG gCCGGTGGAGGACAGCAGTCAGCCTCCGGGTCGAGGCGTCTTGTCCATGCAGGATCTGAGCTATGGAGTCGTCAGGGTCGGCACCGAGGAGCGTCTGTCGGTGTTGACAGTTCAGGACGTGGGAACCGTCACACCAGGAG TAGTTGGAGGTCAAGAAAACAGCTGGATAACTTCTTTGGCTCTGTGCGCCCTCTGCTGGACAGCTACATCATCTGGGGCTTGTCCCGACTCCTCCACCAGGGATAAGGCCTTCTGCACTGTCGTGTCCTTTGCACCTCCACGAAGTCCCTCCAG TCGAATCACACCACGGACGTGTCCCCCACCCAAGGGAGCACCATGCCTTCTTTTTCCGTCACCTCTACCATCATCAAGGGCAACTCCACCTCAGTAA
- the gnptg gene encoding N-acetylglucosamine-1-phosphotransferase subunit gamma isoform X2: MYCLCKGTFRLVRLWIVYVSVLINHGFAGKMKIVEEPNTFGLNNPFLSQGSRLQPKVSPSPVSGPEHLHRLAGKCFSLTESTYKYEFCPFHNITQHEQSFRWNAYSGILGIWQEWEMANNTFTGMWMRDGDTCGTRNRETKVILVCSASSKLSQVSEPSTCVYSLTFETPLVCHPHSLLVYPTLSENLQREWDEAEQARYEGLITEQGYNNLLRDIFEDAGLLKSHKVKVTPPETSADSERHNSLQKCTEDYQKQRKEIERLRALLTQHNIPFDSKPRSISSCDAFLNVFQTKGLRGEVICSCASSPEALTVAIRRPVEDSSQPPGRGVLSMQDLSYGVVRVGTEERLSVLTVQDVGTVTPGVVGGQENSWITSLALCALCWTATSSGACPDSSTRDKAFCTVVSFAPPRSPSRIFFIFLSKTRFSSGLKSSSPSCVSLG; the protein is encoded by the exons ATGTATTGTTTATGTAAGGGAACATTTCGTTTAGTACGGCTGTGGATAGTCTATGTGTCTGTTTTAA TTAATCATGGATTCGCCGGTAAAATGAAGATAGTCGAAGAGCCCAACACATTTGG gttAAACAATCCTTTTTTGTCTCAGGGAAGCAGACTTCAGCCTAAAGTCTCACCATCACCAGTATCTG GCCCAGAGCATCTTCATCGGCTTGCTGGAAAGTGCTTCAGTCTCACAGAATCAAC GTATAAATATGAATTCTGTCCATTTCACAACATCACTCAACATGAACAGTCATTTAGGTGGAATGCCTACAGTGGGATACTGGG GATCTGGCAGGAGTGGGAAATGGCAAACAACACTTTCACAGGCATGTGGATGAGAGACGGAGATACTTGTGGAaccagaaacagagaaacaaag GTGATTCTGGTCTGCAGCGCAAGCAGCAAGCTCTCTCAAGTCTCAGAGCCCAGTACCTGTGTGTACTCACTCACCTTTGAGACTCCACTTGTTTGCCACCCACACTCCCTGTTAG TGTATCCGACCCTGAGCGAGAACCTACAAAGGGAATGGGATGAAGCAGAGCAGGCTCGCTATGAGGGTCTTATTACTGAGCAG gGATACAACAATCTCTTGAGGGATATTTTTGAGGATGCTGGGCTCCTGAAAAGCCATAAAGTGAAAGTCACTCCACCAGAGACTTCAGCAGATTCAGAAAGACACAACTCTTTACAGAAATGTACCGAG GACTATCAAAAACAGAGGAAGGAAATCGAGAGACTGCGTGCTCTCCTTACTCAACACAATATTCCTTTTGATTCAAAGCCAA GGTCCATCTCCTCCTGCGACGCCTTCCTCAACGTCTTTCAGACCAAAGGGCTGAGAGGCGAGGTCATCTGTTCCTGTGCCAGCTCCCCCGAGGCCCTGACGGTGGCCATCAGGAG gCCGGTGGAGGACAGCAGTCAGCCTCCGGGTCGAGGCGTCTTGTCCATGCAGGATCTGAGCTATGGAGTCGTCAGGGTCGGCACCGAGGAGCGTCTGTCGGTGTTGACAGTTCAGGACGTGGGAACCGTCACACCAGGAG TAGTTGGAGGTCAAGAAAACAGCTGGATAACTTCTTTGGCTCTGTGCGCCCTCTGCTGGACAGCTACATCATCTGGGGCTTGTCCCGACTCCTCCACCAGGGATAAGGCCTTCTGCACTGTCGTGTCCTTTGCACCTCCACGAAGTCCCTCCAG aatcttcttcatcttcctctccaAAACCCGTTTCTCTTCCGGACTCAAGTCCTCCTCTCCCTCATGTGTTTCCTTAGGCTGA
- the gnptg gene encoding N-acetylglucosamine-1-phosphotransferase subunit gamma isoform X5 has product MYCLCKGTFRLVRLWIVYVSVLINHGFAGKMKIVEEPNTFGLNNPFLSQGSRLQPKVSPSPVSGPEHLHRLAGKCFSLTESTYKYEFCPFHNITQHEQSFRWNAYSGILGIWQEWEMANNTFTGMWMRDGDTCGTRNRETKVILVCSASSKLSQVSEPSTCVYSLTFETPLVCHPHSLLVYPTLSENLQREWDEAEQARYEGLITEQGYNNLLRDIFEDAGLLKSHKVKVTPPETSADSERHNSLQKCTEDYQKQRKEIERLRALLTQHNIPFDSKPRSISSCDAFLNVFQTKGLRGEVICSCASSPEALTVAIRRPVEDSSQPPGRGVLSMQDLSYGVVRVGTEERLSVLTVQDVGTVTPGESSSSSSPKPVSLPDSSPPLPHVFP; this is encoded by the exons ATGTATTGTTTATGTAAGGGAACATTTCGTTTAGTACGGCTGTGGATAGTCTATGTGTCTGTTTTAA TTAATCATGGATTCGCCGGTAAAATGAAGATAGTCGAAGAGCCCAACACATTTGG gttAAACAATCCTTTTTTGTCTCAGGGAAGCAGACTTCAGCCTAAAGTCTCACCATCACCAGTATCTG GCCCAGAGCATCTTCATCGGCTTGCTGGAAAGTGCTTCAGTCTCACAGAATCAAC GTATAAATATGAATTCTGTCCATTTCACAACATCACTCAACATGAACAGTCATTTAGGTGGAATGCCTACAGTGGGATACTGGG GATCTGGCAGGAGTGGGAAATGGCAAACAACACTTTCACAGGCATGTGGATGAGAGACGGAGATACTTGTGGAaccagaaacagagaaacaaag GTGATTCTGGTCTGCAGCGCAAGCAGCAAGCTCTCTCAAGTCTCAGAGCCCAGTACCTGTGTGTACTCACTCACCTTTGAGACTCCACTTGTTTGCCACCCACACTCCCTGTTAG TGTATCCGACCCTGAGCGAGAACCTACAAAGGGAATGGGATGAAGCAGAGCAGGCTCGCTATGAGGGTCTTATTACTGAGCAG gGATACAACAATCTCTTGAGGGATATTTTTGAGGATGCTGGGCTCCTGAAAAGCCATAAAGTGAAAGTCACTCCACCAGAGACTTCAGCAGATTCAGAAAGACACAACTCTTTACAGAAATGTACCGAG GACTATCAAAAACAGAGGAAGGAAATCGAGAGACTGCGTGCTCTCCTTACTCAACACAATATTCCTTTTGATTCAAAGCCAA GGTCCATCTCCTCCTGCGACGCCTTCCTCAACGTCTTTCAGACCAAAGGGCTGAGAGGCGAGGTCATCTGTTCCTGTGCCAGCTCCCCCGAGGCCCTGACGGTGGCCATCAGGAG gCCGGTGGAGGACAGCAGTCAGCCTCCGGGTCGAGGCGTCTTGTCCATGCAGGATCTGAGCTATGGAGTCGTCAGGGTCGGCACCGAGGAGCGTCTGTCGGTGTTGACAGTTCAGGACGTGGGAACCGTCACACCAGGAG aatcttcttcatcttcctctccaAAACCCGTTTCTCTTCCGGACTCAAGTCCTCCTCTCCCTCATGTGTTTCCTTAG
- the gnptg gene encoding N-acetylglucosamine-1-phosphotransferase subunit gamma isoform X6 yields MYCLCKGTFRLVRLWIVYVSVLINHGFAGKMKIVEEPNTFGLNNPFLSQGSRLQPKVSPSPVSGPEHLHRLAGKCFSLTESTYKYEFCPFHNITQHEQSFRWNAYSGILGIWQEWEMANNTFTGMWMRDGDTCGTRNRETKVILVCSASSKLSQVSEPSTCVYSLTFETPLVCHPHSLLVYPTLSENLQREWDEAEQARYEGLITEQGYNNLLRDIFEDAGLLKSHKVKVTPPETSADSERHNSLQKCTEDYQKQRKEIERLRALLTQHNIPFDSKPNEAKPTVSVTVKDQHLRGDNGLIDLQ; encoded by the exons ATGTATTGTTTATGTAAGGGAACATTTCGTTTAGTACGGCTGTGGATAGTCTATGTGTCTGTTTTAA TTAATCATGGATTCGCCGGTAAAATGAAGATAGTCGAAGAGCCCAACACATTTGG gttAAACAATCCTTTTTTGTCTCAGGGAAGCAGACTTCAGCCTAAAGTCTCACCATCACCAGTATCTG GCCCAGAGCATCTTCATCGGCTTGCTGGAAAGTGCTTCAGTCTCACAGAATCAAC GTATAAATATGAATTCTGTCCATTTCACAACATCACTCAACATGAACAGTCATTTAGGTGGAATGCCTACAGTGGGATACTGGG GATCTGGCAGGAGTGGGAAATGGCAAACAACACTTTCACAGGCATGTGGATGAGAGACGGAGATACTTGTGGAaccagaaacagagaaacaaag GTGATTCTGGTCTGCAGCGCAAGCAGCAAGCTCTCTCAAGTCTCAGAGCCCAGTACCTGTGTGTACTCACTCACCTTTGAGACTCCACTTGTTTGCCACCCACACTCCCTGTTAG TGTATCCGACCCTGAGCGAGAACCTACAAAGGGAATGGGATGAAGCAGAGCAGGCTCGCTATGAGGGTCTTATTACTGAGCAG gGATACAACAATCTCTTGAGGGATATTTTTGAGGATGCTGGGCTCCTGAAAAGCCATAAAGTGAAAGTCACTCCACCAGAGACTTCAGCAGATTCAGAAAGACACAACTCTTTACAGAAATGTACCGAG GACTATCAAAAACAGAGGAAGGAAATCGAGAGACTGCGTGCTCTCCTTACTCAACACAATATTCCTTTTGATTCAAAGCCAA aTGAAGCAAAACCTACAGTGAGTGTGACAGTTAAGGACCAACACTTGAGAGGAGACAACGGCCTCATTGACCTGCAGTGA